A single genomic interval of Zobellia nedashkovskayae harbors:
- the mnmG gene encoding tRNA uridine-5-carboxymethylaminomethyl(34) synthesis enzyme MnmG, with amino-acid sequence MFGEEYDVIVVGGGHAGAEAAAAAGNMGSKTLLVTMNLQTIGQMSCNPAMGGIAKGQIVREIDALGGMSGIITDKSAIQFKMLNKSKGPAMWSPRAQSDRMRFAEEWRLALENIPGVDFYQEMVSGLLIENGKAVGVKSSLGIDIRAKSVILTNGTFLNGLIHIGEKQFGGGRAGEKAATGITEQLLQLGFESGRMKTGTPPRVDGRSLDYSVMTPQPGDAIPEKFSYLKTPVLTTQRDCFLTHTSELVHDVLREGFDRSPMFNGRIKSVGPRYCPSIEDKINRFADKNSHQIFVEPEGWDTVEVYVNGFSTSLPEDVQFKALRTVKGFEKVKFFRPGYAIEYDYFPPTQLKHTLETKLVENLYFAGQINGTTGYEEAASQGLMAGINAHLKVNEKEDFILKRDEAYIGVLIDDLITKGTEEPYRMFTSRAEYRTLLRQDNADLRLTPKGYEIGLAKKERLIRMEEKELKSDSFVNFFRETSVKPEEVNPILDSVDSALVKQSDKMFKVFSRPKVTMNHMLQLEAVSGFVEENNLDREVLEQTEIQVKYSGYIAKEKNNADKLLRLENVKIPANFDYSNLKSLSYEAREKLNAIRPVTIAQAARVSGVNPSDISVLLVYLGR; translated from the coding sequence ATGTTTGGAGAGGAGTATGATGTTATAGTTGTTGGTGGTGGTCATGCGGGAGCAGAGGCTGCAGCTGCAGCTGGAAATATGGGTTCAAAAACCCTTTTGGTTACCATGAATTTACAGACCATCGGTCAGATGTCCTGTAATCCCGCTATGGGAGGAATTGCTAAAGGACAGATAGTTCGTGAGATAGATGCATTGGGTGGAATGAGTGGAATTATCACGGATAAGTCTGCTATTCAATTTAAAATGTTGAACAAATCAAAAGGACCTGCAATGTGGAGTCCACGTGCTCAGAGTGATCGTATGCGGTTTGCTGAAGAGTGGCGTTTGGCTTTAGAGAATATACCAGGTGTAGATTTCTATCAAGAAATGGTTAGCGGTTTGCTAATTGAGAATGGAAAAGCAGTAGGTGTAAAGAGTTCTCTTGGTATAGATATTAGAGCTAAATCTGTTATCCTAACGAATGGTACTTTTCTAAATGGACTCATTCATATTGGAGAAAAACAGTTTGGTGGAGGTAGAGCAGGAGAGAAAGCTGCGACCGGAATCACAGAGCAATTATTACAATTAGGGTTTGAAAGTGGTCGTATGAAAACCGGAACGCCGCCAAGAGTTGATGGGCGTTCTTTGGATTATTCTGTTATGACTCCTCAGCCTGGGGATGCTATTCCTGAAAAATTCTCTTATTTAAAGACGCCAGTTTTAACTACACAGCGGGACTGTTTTTTGACGCACACAAGTGAATTAGTTCACGATGTATTGCGTGAAGGATTCGATCGTTCACCTATGTTCAACGGTAGAATAAAAAGTGTTGGACCACGTTATTGTCCTTCTATAGAAGACAAAATTAATCGTTTTGCTGATAAGAATAGTCACCAGATTTTTGTTGAACCAGAAGGTTGGGATACGGTAGAAGTTTATGTAAATGGCTTTTCTACTTCTTTGCCAGAGGATGTTCAATTTAAAGCTTTGCGTACTGTAAAGGGGTTTGAAAAGGTTAAGTTTTTTAGACCTGGTTATGCAATAGAATATGATTATTTTCCGCCTACACAGTTGAAGCATACGCTAGAAACTAAGCTGGTTGAAAATTTGTATTTCGCTGGTCAGATTAATGGAACTACAGGTTATGAGGAAGCAGCTTCACAAGGTTTAATGGCGGGTATAAATGCCCATCTTAAGGTTAATGAGAAAGAGGATTTTATATTAAAAAGAGATGAAGCGTACATAGGTGTTCTTATAGATGATTTGATTACGAAGGGCACGGAAGAGCCTTATCGCATGTTTACTTCTAGGGCAGAATATAGAACTTTGTTACGTCAGGATAACGCGGATTTAAGACTTACGCCTAAAGGTTATGAAATAGGTTTAGCTAAAAAAGAACGCTTAATTAGAATGGAGGAGAAGGAGTTAAAGTCTGATTCTTTCGTTAACTTTTTTAGAGAGACTAGTGTTAAGCCGGAAGAGGTAAATCCAATTTTGGATAGCGTTGATTCTGCTTTAGTTAAACAATCTGATAAGATGTTCAAAGTCTTTTCTAGGCCAAAAGTAACCATGAATCACATGCTTCAATTAGAGGCGGTTTCTGGTTTCGTAGAAGAGAATAATCTGGATAGGGAAGTGCTAGAACAGACGGAAATTCAAGTTAAATATTCCGGTTATATAGCAAAAGAAAAGAACAATGCAGACAAGTTATTGCGTCTTGAAAATGTAAAGATACCTGCTAATTTTGATTACTCGAATCTTAAATCTTTGTCTTATGAAGCACGAGAAAAACTGAATGCTATTCGACCAGTAACGATAGCTCAGGCGGCTAGAGTAAGTGGCGTGAATCCTTCAGATATTAGTGTGCTTTTAGTTTACTTAGGAAGATAA